Proteins co-encoded in one Clarias gariepinus isolate MV-2021 ecotype Netherlands chromosome 13, CGAR_prim_01v2, whole genome shotgun sequence genomic window:
- the iah1 gene encoding isoamyl acetate-hydrolyzing esterase 1 homolog isoform X2 — translation MSEIKLITWPQVVLFGDSITQFAFQVKGWGSELAHKLARKCDVVNRGLSGYNTRWAKLVLPRIVPNHGASHPPIAAVMVFFGANDSSLEDKNPQQHVSCDEYSKNLKDISKYLASAGVPNDKIIFITPPPIQEALWEKECQLKGCSLNRLNSVTGQYAQVCVQTARQCGVDVIDLWSLMQKDGEDFSAYLSDGLHLSEKGNQFVAEHVWRLLESKVSDLPFILPYWADVDCKNPENSLLCE, via the exons ATGTCGGAAATAAAGCTTATTACGTGGCCGCAGGTAGTTCTGTTCGGAGACTCGATCACTCAG TTTGCTTTCCAAGTGAAGGGGTGGGGCTCTGAGTTAGCACACAAGCTCGCGAG AAAGTGTGATGTGGTGAACAGAGGATTGTCTGGATACAACACTCGATGGGCTAAACTGGTTCTTCCACGGATCGTCCCAAATCACGGTGCTTCTCATCCTCCTATCGCAGCAGTGATGGTGTTTTTCGGTGCCAACGACTCTTCTCTGGAAG ATAAGAACCCACAGCAGCATGTTTCCTGTGATGAATACTCAAAGAATCTGAAGGACATATCTAAATATCTGGCCTCAGCTGGCGTGCCCAACGACAAGATCATATTTATCACTCCTCCACCTATTCAAGAGGCGCTCTGGGAAAAAGAGTGCCAACTGAAAG GATGCTCTCTGAATCGTCTGAACTCGGTGACCGGTCAGTACGCTCAGGTGTGTGTCCAGACAGCACGACAGTGCGGAGTGGACGTGATTGACCTCTGGTCCCTCATGCAGAAAGATGGAGAG gaCTTCTCAGCGTATCTGTCGGACGGCTTGCACCTCTCCGAGAAGGGAAACCAGTTCGTAGCCGAGCACGtgtggagacttttggagagcAAAGTTTCTGATTTACCCTTCATCCTGCCTTACTGGGCTGATGTAGACTGTAAGAACCCTGAAAACAGCCTGCTGTGTGAATAG
- the iah1 gene encoding isoamyl acetate-hydrolyzing esterase 1 homolog isoform X3, with product MVFFGANDSSLEDKNPQQHVSCDEYSKNLKDISKYLASAGVPNDKIIFITPPPIQEALWEKECQLKGCSLNRLNSVTGQYAQVCVQTARQCGVDVIDLWSLMQKDGEDFSAYLSDGLHLSEKGNQFVAEHVWRLLESKVSDLPFILPYWADVDCKNPENSLLCE from the exons ATGGTGTTTTTCGGTGCCAACGACTCTTCTCTGGAAG ATAAGAACCCACAGCAGCATGTTTCCTGTGATGAATACTCAAAGAATCTGAAGGACATATCTAAATATCTGGCCTCAGCTGGCGTGCCCAACGACAAGATCATATTTATCACTCCTCCACCTATTCAAGAGGCGCTCTGGGAAAAAGAGTGCCAACTGAAAG GATGCTCTCTGAATCGTCTGAACTCGGTGACCGGTCAGTACGCTCAGGTGTGTGTCCAGACAGCACGACAGTGCGGAGTGGACGTGATTGACCTCTGGTCCCTCATGCAGAAAGATGGAGAG gaCTTCTCAGCGTATCTGTCGGACGGCTTGCACCTCTCCGAGAAGGGAAACCAGTTCGTAGCCGAGCACGtgtggagacttttggagagcAAAGTTTCTGATTTACCCTTCATCCTGCCTTACTGGGCTGATGTAGACTGTAAGAACCCTGAAAACAGCCTGCTGTGTGAATAG
- the iah1 gene encoding isoamyl acetate-hydrolyzing esterase 1 homolog isoform X1, translating to MTHRKWQQCCRLFSDDHHAQVAESTRKCDVVNRGLSGYNTRWAKLVLPRIVPNHGASHPPIAAVMVFFGANDSSLEDKNPQQHVSCDEYSKNLKDISKYLASAGVPNDKIIFITPPPIQEALWEKECQLKGCSLNRLNSVTGQYAQVCVQTARQCGVDVIDLWSLMQKDGEDFSAYLSDGLHLSEKGNQFVAEHVWRLLESKVSDLPFILPYWADVDCKNPENSLLCE from the exons ATGACACATAGaaaatggcagcaatgttgcagattgttctctgatgatcatcatgcacaagttgccgaatccacgag AAAGTGTGATGTGGTGAACAGAGGATTGTCTGGATACAACACTCGATGGGCTAAACTGGTTCTTCCACGGATCGTCCCAAATCACGGTGCTTCTCATCCTCCTATCGCAGCAGTGATGGTGTTTTTCGGTGCCAACGACTCTTCTCTGGAAG ATAAGAACCCACAGCAGCATGTTTCCTGTGATGAATACTCAAAGAATCTGAAGGACATATCTAAATATCTGGCCTCAGCTGGCGTGCCCAACGACAAGATCATATTTATCACTCCTCCACCTATTCAAGAGGCGCTCTGGGAAAAAGAGTGCCAACTGAAAG GATGCTCTCTGAATCGTCTGAACTCGGTGACCGGTCAGTACGCTCAGGTGTGTGTCCAGACAGCACGACAGTGCGGAGTGGACGTGATTGACCTCTGGTCCCTCATGCAGAAAGATGGAGAG gaCTTCTCAGCGTATCTGTCGGACGGCTTGCACCTCTCCGAGAAGGGAAACCAGTTCGTAGCCGAGCACGtgtggagacttttggagagcAAAGTTTCTGATTTACCCTTCATCCTGCCTTACTGGGCTGATGTAGACTGTAAGAACCCTGAAAACAGCCTGCTGTGTGAATAG
- the itgb1bp1 gene encoding integrin beta-1-binding protein 1 — MFRKVKKRHSSSSSQSSEISTKSKSVDSSLGGLSRSSTVASLDTDSTKSSGNSASETCTEFRVKYLGAVEKLDFEMSKTLQEPLDLISYIDTAQQDGKLPFVPGEEEMILGVSKYGVKVASLDQCDVLHRHPLYLIVRMLCYDDGLGAGRNLLALSTTDAKQQECSIWIYQCSNAEQAQAICKVLSASFDCVLASDKS, encoded by the exons ATGTTTCGCAAGGTCAAGAAGCGCCACAGCAGTAGCAGTTCCCAAAGCAGTGAGATCAGCACCAAGAGCAAG TCTGTAGACTCCAGCCTGGGAGGCCTGTCCAGGTCCAGCACAGTCGCCAGCCTTGATACAGACTCCACCAAGAGCTCAG GTAACAGTGCATCTGAGACATGCACCGAGTTCAGAGTTAAATATTTGGGAGCTGTGGAGAAGCTGGACTTTGAGATGAGCAAAACCCTCCAGGAGCCGTTAGACCTGATCAGCTATATTGATACAGCTCAG CAAGATGGAAAGCTGCCGTTTGTGCCTGGAGAAGAGGAGATGATCCTAGGTGTGTCCAAGTATGGAGTCAAAGTGGCATCTTTGGACCAGTGT GATGTGTTGCATCGGCACCCTCTCTACCTGATAGTGCGCATGCTGTGCTATGATGACGGTCTTGGAGCTGGGAGGAACCTGCTGGCTCTCAGCACCACCGACGCCAAGCAGCAGGAGTGCAGCATCTGGATCTACCAGTGCAGTAATGCG GAACAAGCTCAAGCTATCTGTAAAGTGCTCTCAGCTTCCTTTGACTGTGTTCTGGCTTCAGACAAATCCTGA